Proteins found in one Magnolia sinica isolate HGM2019 chromosome 5, MsV1, whole genome shotgun sequence genomic segment:
- the LOC131245737 gene encoding PHD finger protein ING1 isoform X3 codes for MLQRYYSVMHDLDKSLQAVQRQNEQRCEQEIEDIRRGIQSGNITPNTSLIRFSDEALDEQKHCIRIADEKVTLAVRAYDMVDAHIQQLDDYMRRFDDELRREKDLTGASGTAALNLDGNTKSGRASESSKGGRKKTRLAVATAAAAAADPSSMDLDLPVDPNEPTYCFCNQVSFGEMVACDNPDCKIEWFHFGCVGLKEQPRGKWYCSNCTGMQKRRKAK; via the exons CTGTTCAGCGACAAAATGAACAACGATGCGAACAAGAAATAGAGGATATTAGGAGGGGTATTCAGTCTGGTAACATCACACCAAACACTTCGCTTATAAGATTTTCAGATGAGGCCCTCGATGAGCAAAAGCACTGCATTAGGATTGCTGATGAGAAAGTTACATTGGCTGTCCGTGCCTACGATATG GTTGATGCTCACATTCAACAACTTGATGATTATATGAGAAGATTTGACGATGAGCTACGAAGAG AAAAGGATCTGACAGGTGCTTCTGGGACGGCCGCTTTGAACCTTGATGGTAATACCAAATCTGGAAGGGCTAGTGAAAGTAGTAAAGGGGGACGCAAAAA AACACGCTTGGCAGttgccacagcagcagcagcagcagcagatccatCAAGCATGGATTTGGATTTGCCAGTCGATCCAAACGAACCCACCTACTGTTTCTGCAACCAAGTCAGCTTTGGGGAGATGGTCGCTTGTGATAACCCAGAT TGCAAGATAGAGTGGTTCCACTTTGGCTGCGTTGGTTTGAAAGAACAACCCAGAGGAAAATGGTATTGCTCAAACTGCACTGGAATGCAGAAGCGTCGGAAAGCCAAATGA
- the LOC131245737 gene encoding PHD finger protein ING1 isoform X4 produces MAFLEDFQATVQRQNEQRCEQEIEDIRRGIQSGNITPNTSLIRFSDEALDEQKHCIRIADEKVTLAVRAYDMVDAHIQQLDDYMRRFDDELRREKDLTGASGTAALNLDGNTKSGRASESSKGGRKKTRLAVATAAAAAADPSSMDLDLPVDPNEPTYCFCNQVSFGEMVACDNPDCKIEWFHFGCVGLKEQPRGKWYCSNCTGMQKRRKAK; encoded by the exons CTGTTCAGCGACAAAATGAACAACGATGCGAACAAGAAATAGAGGATATTAGGAGGGGTATTCAGTCTGGTAACATCACACCAAACACTTCGCTTATAAGATTTTCAGATGAGGCCCTCGATGAGCAAAAGCACTGCATTAGGATTGCTGATGAGAAAGTTACATTGGCTGTCCGTGCCTACGATATG GTTGATGCTCACATTCAACAACTTGATGATTATATGAGAAGATTTGACGATGAGCTACGAAGAG AAAAGGATCTGACAGGTGCTTCTGGGACGGCCGCTTTGAACCTTGATGGTAATACCAAATCTGGAAGGGCTAGTGAAAGTAGTAAAGGGGGACGCAAAAA AACACGCTTGGCAGttgccacagcagcagcagcagcagcagatccatCAAGCATGGATTTGGATTTGCCAGTCGATCCAAACGAACCCACCTACTGTTTCTGCAACCAAGTCAGCTTTGGGGAGATGGTCGCTTGTGATAACCCAGAT TGCAAGATAGAGTGGTTCCACTTTGGCTGCGTTGGTTTGAAAGAACAACCCAGAGGAAAATGGTATTGCTCAAACTGCACTGGAATGCAGAAGCGTCGGAAAGCCAAATGA